In Plasmodium vinckei vinckei genome assembly, chromosome: PVVCY_06, the genomic window TGTATATCTCAGGATTTACATTCCcactaatatatttacaagtCTTGTTTACTTCATTTATCTGATCAATATCTACATGCACAGGCAATACGAAATCGAAGTTTCGGCTGTCAATTCGTTTCTCTACTTGCATTGTTCATTAGGGgatagaataaaaaaaaagagccGTGTtgtatgtaaaaaaatatatattcctgAAGACaaatttattgttttcGTCCAAGCCtcaattaaaaagaaataaagaatgcaaataagtttataaaatatgtatactacataaataattctaAAATTGGCAATTGTATAATGTATACAGtacttttatttgaaacaaaaaaaaatctatGAACTTGCAGTAGAGGCATATAGAAGCATCTTCATTTGGCTTTACTTTATTATTGTGGCTTCTTTACATATTGTGGTTTtactattatatttgtttgttatttttttaatttttgtatatatttatataattcttttCTCTTACGATAATGTAACTCGAATAAATTATGgagaaaaattatcaaCAAATTTGGGTATATAcaatgcaaaaaaatagtaaagtAAAATTACGAATAATATGGAATTACatttaagaaataaaaaatataataataacatcaatgttaagaatatatatgcatatgatCGAAAACCATAGTAGAATAAACTTGAATAAAATTTGctaacatataataaaataatgtgaTGAATTTGTATGcactgtttttttttattatcaatttttttgaaaatattttggatggaaataattaaaGGTATCTTGAATATTTTCCAAATTATTTAGGAAAATTATAGAACAATTAAATTAGCAAACAGATCAATATTAAAAGTCATAAattgataaataaaaagtgatGAAGGATGAAGGAATATTTTTCTGATTATCCAGATTTTTTCAATGAGGAACTACGACCTCATAATTtggataatatattaaacgAATTAAAAAGTAAGTTTTTTGAGAATAATTATGactataataaaaatctgaacgaaataattttgattaCCTCTGGAGGAACTAAAGTTTCATTAGAGCATGCCTCAGTAAGAAgtattgaaaatttttcaaCAGGAAAACGGGGAGCACTTATAGGagaatattttcttttgaaaaataaaaaagtaatttttttatatagaaaaGGTACATTTAAGCcttttgaatataatttaaaacaattgtCTAcgttaaataattttgaaataaaaaataaaaatatatattttaatttaaataatgtgGATAACAATTTATTGATTAGTgatattgaaaattttagaaaatatgaaaaaaatctTTTTTGTATTCCTTTTGAAACAATTTTTGATTATGCCTTTTACTTAATTgaaatttgtaaaattttgCATGAACATGTTAAGAAGGGATtctcaaaaaaatacacaaattgtcaaaattataaaaatggggAATTAGATGAAATAGCGAATGTTTCGCATGATGAAAACAATTTGTGTGTTATACAAAAAGACGGAATATGTTGCAATACTACACCtacaaaacaaatatataaccaAGTTTATCACATGTTAAATAGCTTATATAGCCTTTTGCTAAGTAGCGAATTAGAAAATCTGATATGTTCAGGTAAATTAAGTAATGATGATTTTTTTCTGAACGTGTTAAGGCAAATTACagaatttaataataaagaaattgaGAATAtgatatttgaaaaatgcCCTGACGACGAAACAAATGTATTTActgatttaaaattatttattaatgatatggttaaaattttaaatagttggttaaataaaaagggtGATGTGTCTTTAAAATGTgatatttctttaaaagaaaaaatttataagatcattttttttatgaacaaaattAGCTATATTgtttgtgaaaaaaaaaaaaaaaaaaatagcgtAAATGATAGCCACAATTTGAATGACgctattttttatcctttgtcacaaataataattttgtgtGCAGCTGTAAGTGATTACTATATACCATATAACCAATTAAGTAGAGACAAAATTGAtagtgataaaaaaaatgggcTTAATCTTAATATGCCCTTAAGCCCaaagttttataaaataatatatagacAATTCCCTCTTTTAAATGTTTGTAGTTTTAAGttggaaaataatgaagaagtactattaaaaaaggCATGTGATCGAGTAAAATATTCGGATATATTAATAGCAAACGTGTTAAATTACAGATATGAATAtgtttatgtttttaaaaatcaaaaaaattattatttattaaaaaaaaatgataaatttgAGAATATTGAATATGAAATATCTCAACACATTTACAACTATtttattgataaaaaattatggaaTTAAAGAACTAAAaggaatatatacaaaggaatgaaaaaaaaaactaaaatAGTTAACCTAATGTATATCCAAAAATGAAACTCAAAAACGGGctataaaattgttttactATATCACtaatattatgaataaaaatgttcatttttcttttcatttttcttttcttttttctttttaattttttttagtaaaattgtttatagACAAATtctaacaataataaaatttatattatagtAGAATTTCTTTGATGTGGGTTTATGATTTTGCATGGTTATTCATTAGTGATGAGACACCAtgatatgttttttttcggGCAACTAAAAATGTAGCATATGCAATAGAAATTGTATaggtaatatatatacagaAAACTATATCTCAACATAATTTATGTGTATACCAttgattataaaatttttaaacataataaaaatgtatcatctaaaattaaaaataacatcAAAGGATTAGtttgatataattatatttcgtTTTATTGAGTTTCATTATATGCTAAACTATTTCAATGCTATTcaattatttcatattatttttctttcttcaTTAAGAACACAAATAACAGCTCatcatattcatatataagcATACCATGTTCACCCTTTAATTTGATGAAcaaatattacaaataaaaagtagAAACAATGAAACggttaaataattattaaagaGTAAGGAATGAGAAAAAAGTATTGTgaataaaatgataataaaactatattttatttatattcttatttataaatctATATAAGGCTGAAAATTGTATTGCTTTACTATCcaatgttattattttttttgctttttttctgaatattttatgatgaTATATAATTCTTGCCTATGCAGAAAataatgtttatattttcatcaaaatttggaattactttttttcaaaagttaatataaaatatattttttgtaaatatattaatagtataaaatttatattaactttatgaatatattatatacatacttatgcaaattttttgaattaaaaatatgcgTGATATATGGAATGAACGTATGTATGgcagaagaaaaaaaaacaaaataaatatatattatcattaccctatattattatttattaaaattacaattttataaaaaagaaaaaataatatttgttaattaaattttaggaagaaaaataaaaattagatattcaaaatattactttttctttttttttttttttgtaataatttattcaggtaattgattttttttttcttctatcTTAAcgcattttattaaaaaaatcttCAAACTTTTATGatgagaaaaataaaaaagggaagAGTATAAGAACTCAAAGTATATCTAGTCTCATCATAATATTGTATTGAAGAAAgggatgaaataaattatatttttttttttaaaatgggaatatttgaaaaaaaacaatatcaTAGTCCAACTGAGAATGATAATACTTATCAAGAAGATACAACAGATGATgaagaaacaaaaaaaaaaaagttaattGAAAGAAAACGAAAAATACAGCATGAAAAGGAAAGAGGGAAACATCGAGAAAGGGGTAAAGAGCAAGAAGAGGAAAAGGAAGAGGAAGATGAAGATGAAAAAGAAGaggatgaaaaaaaacatcatAGAGATCGTGATAGAGAACGAGAAAAccgaataaaatataaagaaatgaaaagaaaaaaacgaGAAGAAGATTCAAATATTAGTAGTAGTAATAGTAGTAGTGATAATGAAAGTAGCAGTAGTGAGTCAGAtgtaaaacataaaaaagagtatagtgaaaaatatgaaaaaatgagGAGAGAACGTAAAAGGCACCGAGATAGAAGTCGGGGCAGAAGTAGGGACCGAAGTAGAGACAAATACAAACTTCGGGGAACATATACTAATGTAGAAGTTCGTATAAAGAGTAGTAAACATAGGAATAGAAGTTCAGATgacgaaaaaataaaagaaaaaagaaaatataagagACGAGATAGGGAGGATGATAAAAGTAAAGATAGTAACAGTAGTAATGATtcagaagaagaagaagaagaagaaagtAGAGAAGtgaataaaaagaaaaaagccATTGAAAAAGGGGAAGAAGATGaaagtgaaaataaaaatgaaagtgATGATAGTAATGAAGGATCTGAAAAAAGTAGTGTTCGAAGTAGTAGTGGAAGTGAGAGTcatcgaaaaaaaatgagaagTCATAGTAGAAGTATTTATAGAgaaagaagaagaagaagacaCAGAAGTTCAGATCGAAGATCAAGAAGAGATCGACATAGAAGTAGTGAACGAAGAAGACGGAAAAGAAGAAGGGATAGAGAAAGAGATAGGGAAAGAGAACGAAGATATAAACGTAGAGAAAGAAGTTATAAATTTGATTCTCCTCCTGAATCTGAAACAGATGATAAtagtgataataataaaagtaaaagaaaaaaaagtaatttTTCTTCAGAAAATCCAAATAGTAACATTATTGATAATGCTAATTTACTTTTAAATGCAAGCAATATAGCAAATGCTAATTTAAATGATCCATCAGCATTACTCAATATACTTGCATCTAATTCAAGTCAAAGTGGTGATAATGGAATTGCAAATCCTGCAAACCTATTATTAGATGcaagaaataaattactAGAGGATAAAAAAGGTATAGGACTAAATCAAAGTCCATTAAATTTACTTCTAAATACACAATCGTTAcaacaattatataaaacagCACTTGGTATTGGTGAATTAGGATTATCAACAATTGATGCTAATGCTGAAAAAACAGCTAGAGAATTATATGTTGGTAATATTCCacaaaatatagatatacaagaaatagtaaaatttttaaatacatgtttattaatattatataataaagaaaatgaaaatgaaaatatatgtttaaaagCATGTATCCGTGGTGATACAAGATATGCATTTGTTGAATTTAGAAGTTTACAAGATACATCAAACTGTATGTTATTAAatggtatatatttttacactAATAATCTTCGTATTGGAAGGCCTAAAACATTTCCAGCCGAATATACAAAACTAATACCACCAGCTACTATTCCTCCTATAGATACATATTATCTATCTCAAGGGTTAATAGGAATAAAAGcatttgttatatttcatCAAAATCGAgatgaaacaaaaaatgaatatctTCCTGTTGATATGattaaattacaaaaacTATGTGTATCAAATAtttctaaaaataatgagactaataaaattaaagaattaTTAGAAGCCTTTGGAGAAATTCAAagttttgaattttttgaaGGTGAAGAAAATTCAGATACTTATATTTGTCTTgttgaatataataatgtagaAAATGCAATACAAgctcataaaatattaaatcaaAACACTAGTTATAGAATCCAATTTGAATATGAAATTGTTAATGATCCTACAATTAATCAGctagttaaaaaaaaatatatgcaaaataaaaattctatTCTTTCTCAGCAAATACCAACAAAAGTTGTTGTATTAAGTAAAATTGCTACATTTGATGAACTATCTAATCCTGAAGATTATAAAGAAATCTCAGAAGATATTAAAATCGAATGTGAAAAATATGGGCCTGTTGTTGAGGTTGTTTTACCTCTTATATCACCAGAAActtatgaatatttaacCAACAAATCaaagaaagaaaatgacaaaataaatgaagagGGTGTGTCATCTGATAAAGTCAACGAAACTGATGAACAATCTAATAGTGATTTGGTTGAAAAAACAGAAAAAGATGATAATGAAGATGAGGAAACAGACCAAGATCGGGAACATCCCTACTATGATCTGAGTTCCATTGGTTGtgcttttatttattttgaaacAATCGAAGGAGCAACTAAAACAAGAAAAGAACTTAGTGGTAGGAAATTTGGAGCCAATATTATAGAAGCCAATTATTATagcgaaaaaaaatttcttatgaaaaattttaaaaatgtaaaatataattttaaaaaatctcATTCTTCTCTTTTTAACTTAAACTTGAAGTTAGGGAATTGTGCGTATTCTGATGGGTCTGATGAAGACTGACAAGATGGTGTATTCGTACCTATTTGTGTTTAAAACGTAAATGGGGGGATATATAATCCCTTAATAATtcgaataaaataaattgctGTTTTGTAATTCTCTCAgcatttatttatcattgATATAgatattcattttaatttCCACATTTTCTGCggtttgttttttttttctttcttttttttatctttctcttttttaGCAAATCTatgaaattataataatccAGAAAACCTGTAGATCGGTCCAGATATAGAGAATGAAAGAATAGGGAATACAAATAAGATCAagatgtatatattatgtgatcctatgtttattttgctttttatttgaaaaaataaaaaaataataaaatgatgCATTTATTGCATAtctgttatatatataacatattttctatgctttttttttccgtttttttgttttttttttttattttacagaggaaaaaaaaaataattaaaaaacttTTGGGGATTAAAGATTCCTGAGTTAGACATAATTTATCaatatgcaaaaaatattaaaacacgaaaaaatataaacacaattaaaaaataagaaaaaaatgatagcatataaaacattttttatctgTTTAGCTGCTTATCTATTTTATTCACAGGTTTAAATTTCCTGTTTTGAGTCATTCATTTTGTTGGGCATAAAATTAGAATTAGTGATTAGCAAAAATGATATTctattttgtatttgtga contains:
- a CDS encoding RNA-binding protein, putative; translation: MGIFEKKQYHSPTENDNTYQEDTTDDEETKKKKLIERKRKIQHEKERGKHRERGKEQEEEKEEEDEDEKEEDEKKHHRDRDRERENRIKYKEMKRKKREEDSNISSSNSSSDNESSSSESDVKHKKEYSEKYEKMRRERKRHRDRSRGRSRDRSRDKYKLRGTYTNVEVRIKSSKHRNRSSDDEKIKEKRKYKRRDREDDKSKDSNSSNDSEEEEEEESREVNKKKKAIEKGEEDESENKNESDDSNEGSEKSSVRSSSGSESHRKKMRSHSRSIYRERRRRRHRSSDRRSRRDRHRSSERRRRKRRRDRERDRERERRYKRRERSYKFDSPPESETDDNSDNNKSKRKKSNFSSENPNSNIIDNANLLLNASNIANANLNDPSALLNILASNSSQSGDNGIANPANLLLDARNKLLEDKKGIGLNQSPLNLLLNTQSLQQLYKTALGIGELGLSTIDANAEKTARELYVGNIPQNIDIQEIVKFLNTCLLILYNKENENENICLKACIRGDTRYAFVEFRSLQDTSNCMLLNGIYFYTNNLRIGRPKTFPAEYTKLIPPATIPPIDTYYLSQGLIGIKAFVIFHQNRDETKNEYLPVDMIKLQKLCVSNISKNNETNKIKELLEAFGEIQSFEFFEGEENSDTYICLVEYNNVENAIQAHKILNQNTSYRIQFEYEIVNDPTINQLVKKKYMQNKNSILSQQIPTKVVVLSKIATFDELSNPEDYKEISEDIKIECEKYGPVVEVVLPLISPETYEYLTNKSKKENDKINEEGVSSDKVNETDEQSNSDLVEKTEKDDNEDEETDQDREHPYYDLSSIGCAFIYFETIEGATKTRKELSGRKFGANIIEANYYSEKKFLMKNFKNVKYNFKKSHSSLFNLNLKLGNCAYSDGSDED
- a CDS encoding phosphopantothenoylcysteine synthetase, putative; its protein translation is MKEYFSDYPDFFNEELRPHNLDNILNELKSKFFENNYDYNKNLNEIILITSGGTKVSLEHASVRSIENFSTGKRGALIGEYFLLKNKKVIFLYRKGTFKPFEYNLKQLSTLNNFEIKNKNIYFNLNNVDNNLLISDIENFRKYEKNLFCIPFETIFDYAFYLIEICKILHEHVKKGFSKKYTNCQNYKNGELDEIANVSHDENNLCVIQKDGICCNTTPTKQIYNQVYHMLNSLYSLLLSSELENLICSGKLSNDDFFLNVLRQITEFNNKEIENMIFEKCPDDETNVFTDLKLFINDMVKILNSWLNKKGDVSLKCDISLKEKIYKIIFFMNKISYIVCEKKKKKNSVNDSHNLNDAIFYPLSQIIILCAAVSDYYIPYNQLSRDKIDSDKKNGLNLNMPLSPKFYKIIYRQFPLLNVCSFKLENNEEVLLKKACDRVKYSDILIANVLNYRYEYVYVFKNQKNYYLLKKNDKFENIEYEISQHIYNYFIDKKLWN